The following nucleotide sequence is from Devosia salina.
GCAGCAGCAAATAGCTGGCGTAATTGGGCAAAGCCTGGGGCACCACGCCCAGCCGCATCAGCATGGGCCAGTTGCCGCCGGCGGCGCGGACACCCTCGATCGGCCGGGGGTCCACATTCTCGTTCACCTCGGCAAACAGCTTGCCCAGCGAACCGGCCGTATGCACCGCAATCGCCAGCACGCCGGCAAAGGGACCGAGCCCGAAGGCGAAAACGAAAATGAGCGCGAAGACCAGCTCGGGAACCGTGCGCAGGAACTCGAGGCTACGCCGTGCCAAAAAGTAGATACCCGTGTTCTCGACCAGATTGCGCGAGGCGGGGAAACACAGCAGCAGGGCGATCAGCCCCCCGAGCACGGTGCCGACAAAGCCCATCAGGATGGTTTCGACCAGAAGGCGCAGCCAGAAACGCAGCCCCCAGTACCAGTCCGAGAGATCGGCACCGAGCGTCTCTAGGGACAGCTTCGGCAAGGTCCCGACAATGTAGTTCCAGGCCTTGGGCAGGCCGTTCATCAGTCCGACCAGATTGAAATCGCTGACGGCAACCGAGCCGGCCAGGGCAATGGCGAAGAGAACCAGGTGAACGAATGTCCACAATCGTTTGTGGCGGCGTTCCTCGGCAAATCGCTGCTCGAAATCGACCAGCCGCTGCGGCCGGCCGGCAGCAAAGCTAGCCTCAGAATGTCCCATTGTGGTCATATCGGACTGTCCTTGTCGCGGAGTGAAAGCCGGCGCGCGATGCCGCGCGCCGGAAGGCATTGGCCCGATCAATTGCCGCCGGTGCGGCGACGTTCCTCTGCGTTGAACTCGGTGATGGCCACCACGTCGAGATAGTCCTCGTGCTTGGCTTCCACGTAGCCGCTCGAAGTGCCGTTGGTGTAGGTGGCGAAGGCTTCCGGGTCCTTTTCCGGGAAAGCGAGCAGAGCCGTCTTGAACGCGTCCTGCAGCTCCTGCGGCAAGGTCGTCAGCATCATGACCGGGGTGTTCGGGATGACGGGCGAGGTCCAGATGATGCGGGTCGAGCCGGCGGGGATCAGGCCCTTCTTTTCCATGTTCTGGATATTGCCCGCCTCTTCATTGCGCCAATGGGTGGCAACGGCGTCGAATGTGCCGTTGACGAGCGCCATGACGCTCTGCTCATGGCCGCCCGAGAAGGCCACTTCGCTGAAATATTCGTCGGCGCTGGTCTTGAGTTCGGTCGCCAGATAGTAGGACGGAACGGCGTAGCCCGAGGTCGAGTTGGGATCGGCGAAGGCAAAGGACTTGCCCTTGATGTCCTCGAGGCTCTGATAGGGGCTGTCGGCGCGCACGGCGATCACCGAGTGGTAGCCCAGATTGCCTTCGTTATCGAGCGTGACGGCGACCGGAGCAATGTCTTCGCCCATCACCTTGCGGGCCAGGGCATAAGCGGCCGGACCGACGGAGGCGAAGTGCACGTGCCCCGAACGCATGGCCTCGATGACGGCCGCGTAGTCGGTGCCGCGCACGATATTGACCGGCACGCCGAGCTCGGCGCTCAGGTAAGCGGCATAGGGCTCGGTGCGGGCGATGGCGTCAGTTTCATTCTCGCTGGACGATATCCCGATGGTGAGTTCGGGATACTGCTCCCGCCAATCCTGGGCGGCGGCGACAGAAACGAGGGCGGCCGAGATCAGTACGGCCGCAAGGCTGCGGCGCACGAAGGTGAACATAGCAATGGCTCCGATGTTGGGACTGGGTGCGGTCGACGCTAGATCGCGCCGGCCATTTCGGGTTGCACGACGGGCTTTGCCGGCGCGTAGATCGCGCCCATGGTCGAGGTCAGACTCTCGTCCACGGCGCTTTCGGCATCCCCGCCGTAGATCTCCTGGATCACGCGGGATGTGAGTTGGGCGGGGGAGCCGTCGAATACGACGTGCCCCTGGGCCATGCCGATGATGCGATCGCAATAGGCGCGCGCCGCATCCAGCGTATGCAGGTTGCAGATGATGGTCATCTTGTCCTGCCGGTTGATATCGCGCAGGGCTTCCATGACCAGCCGTGCATTGCGCGGATCAAGCGATGCGATGGGTTCGTCGGCGAGGATCAACCTCGGATTCTGGATCAAGGCCCGGGCAATGGCGACGCGCTGTTGCTGGCCGCCGGAGAGCGTGTCCGCCCGTTGCAGCGCCTGTGGCAGCAAGTCCAGGCGGTCGAGGGCGAGCGCCGCGGCGGCCCGGTCGGCGGCGGAGAAGTGCTTGAACATCACGGGCATCGTCCCGAGATAGCCGATGCGGCCGATCAGGACATTGGTCAGCACGTCCAGCCGGCTCACCAGGTTGAACTGCTGGAAGATCATGGCGCAGCGGGCGCGCCATTCGCGCAAGTCTTTGCCGGAGAGCGTCGTGACATTGGTGCCCTCGAACACGATGTCGCCGCTGCCTGACGTGGCAAGGCGGTTGATCAGGCGCAGCAGCGTGGACTTGCCCGCCCCTGATCGGCCGATAATGCCAACCATCTGGCCGGGTTCAAAGCTCAACGACACGTTGTTGACGGCGATGGTTTCGCCGAAGGCCTTGGTGATCTTGCGAAGCTCCAGCACCGCTCGTCCTCCACCCGTTGATCGTTCCCTGGACTGGCTCAGCCCATGAACAAGTTCTAGCGACCGCACATGACAGCGTTAACTCATTCGAATGACATGCGCGTGACGCCTGCCGGCGGTCGAGACATCCATTGTGCCATCGGCATGGACGATACGGCCGTGCGAGAAGGTGGCATGGACCTGGCCCATCCCGGCTTCGGACGCCACCAGAAGGTCGGCGCGCAGGCCGACACGGATTTCGCCACGGTCTTCAAGCCCCAGGGCGCGAGCGGGATTGAGCGTGGTGAGACGAGCGGCGCCTGCCAGTCCATCAGGATCGGTTTCGGCCAGCACCAGCACGGCCGGCAGCATGGCCGAGGGATGGTAGTCGGCGGCGAGCAGGTCGAGCAGGCCCGCCGCATGGGCCTCGCGCGCCGAGAGATTGCCTGAATAGGACTGGCCGCGCAGCGCATTGGGGGCGCCCATGGCATTGAGCATGCCACGCCGGCGCGATTCCCCGGCCGCTTCCAATGTCACCGGAAACTCGGAAATGTTCGCGCCCAGCTGATCCATCAGCGTCACCTTTTCGACTGTGTCGTCGTCATGGCTGGCCACGGGCACGCCGTGCAGGGCGCAATATTGGGTAATGGCGCGGAGCGTCGCCGTCAGGTCGCCGGCCGTTTCCTTGCGATCGCGGATGCGCTGCTGCAGGTTTTCGTGCGCCGCCTCGAGCGAGATGCCCTTGTTCTTGGAAATATTGGCGGCCTGCAGGTCGAGGTCGCGATACTGGCCCTGCCCCGGCGTGTGGTCGCAGAGCGAGACGAGATCCACCGAGCCTTCGCCCACCAGTTCCTTGACCACCGAAAGGGCGGCCGGGAAGGTGACTTCGAAC
It contains:
- the phnE gene encoding phosphonate ABC transporter, permease protein PhnE, whose amino-acid sequence is MTTMGHSEASFAAGRPQRLVDFEQRFAEERRHKRLWTFVHLVLFAIALAGSVAVSDFNLVGLMNGLPKAWNYIVGTLPKLSLETLGADLSDWYWGLRFWLRLLVETILMGFVGTVLGGLIALLLCFPASRNLVENTGIYFLARRSLEFLRTVPELVFALIFVFAFGLGPFAGVLAIAVHTAGSLGKLFAEVNENVDPRPIEGVRAAGGNWPMLMRLGVVPQALPNYASYLLLRFEINVRGASALGIVGAGGIGQELYVAIRQFEYTDISAIMLLLIATTSIIDITCETIRHRLIGQDMQAGH
- the phnD gene encoding phosphonate ABC transporter substrate-binding protein encodes the protein MFTFVRRSLAAVLISAALVSVAAAQDWREQYPELTIGISSSENETDAIARTEPYAAYLSAELGVPVNIVRGTDYAAVIEAMRSGHVHFASVGPAAYALARKVMGEDIAPVAVTLDNEGNLGYHSVIAVRADSPYQSLEDIKGKSFAFADPNSTSGYAVPSYYLATELKTSADEYFSEVAFSGGHEQSVMALVNGTFDAVATHWRNEEAGNIQNMEKKGLIPAGSTRIIWTSPVIPNTPVMMLTTLPQELQDAFKTALLAFPEKDPEAFATYTNGTSSGYVEAKHEDYLDVVAITEFNAEERRRTGGN
- the phnC gene encoding phosphonate ABC transporter ATP-binding protein; the encoded protein is MLELRKITKAFGETIAVNNVSLSFEPGQMVGIIGRSGAGKSTLLRLINRLATSGSGDIVFEGTNVTTLSGKDLREWRARCAMIFQQFNLVSRLDVLTNVLIGRIGYLGTMPVMFKHFSAADRAAAALALDRLDLLPQALQRADTLSGGQQQRVAIARALIQNPRLILADEPIASLDPRNARLVMEALRDINRQDKMTIICNLHTLDAARAYCDRIIGMAQGHVVFDGSPAQLTSRVIQEIYGGDAESAVDESLTSTMGAIYAPAKPVVQPEMAGAI
- a CDS encoding alpha-D-ribose 1-methylphosphonate 5-triphosphate diphosphatase, which produces MWLSDFRIVLSDRVIARGALRIEDGLIAEISETPVSQADVEGNGLLLMPGMIDMHGDMIEREIEPRPGVRMPMEMGLRDLDLRLATAGITTAYASLSFAPGSTYGHMRSYDFTSALIRAVVEARPRLLIDHRVHARFEVTFPAALSVVKELVGEGSVDLVSLCDHTPGQGQYRDLDLQAANISKNKGISLEAAHENLQQRIRDRKETAGDLTATLRAITQYCALHGVPVASHDDDTVEKVTLMDQLGANISEFPVTLEAAGESRRRGMLNAMGAPNALRGQSYSGNLSAREAHAAGLLDLLAADYHPSAMLPAVLVLAETDPDGLAGAARLTTLNPARALGLEDRGEIRVGLRADLLVASEAGMGQVHATFSHGRIVHADGTMDVSTAGRRHAHVIRMS